The following are encoded in a window of Culicoidibacter larvae genomic DNA:
- a CDS encoding immunoglobulin-like domain-containing protein, with the protein MKHRTLQRLGKITMVFIIFFCAQPIIGFNTMKVEALNEQFTLDAIPTPKVEVSFTEVTTARVASPEEFIAAYQNSSISRIVLNSNISFTSAQTTTIRNTGFNRTLQIDGANFSLIFQGTGVNGEIFRNTGGSTENKTFHLKNISISKQDRDLAVALIRGGASNWEYIFDNLTIDTGTKFAWIMTGAVNTNLFLRNSVNVTKFNDDFAQGIKDVIFENNSNVFLSKPADGAAVFYDDSLPYDSVAYFGNSSIVDIEGSNSYPIFYIWKSIYVYPNADVTLRKVNDAEGVMDAYGIATQEYRVDTDATLKIKNGTSASSGPALYDFANIIDFKTNPGAKVEFVGNTQSSTAGIITFLNANSTMLLDSPSYFNIENKSNPYRAFHSSSSTNPSLKILNSDIGAWNINTSPFGPPTSPSPFNNVSLYTGSSGLLSGSSSILNTMPSGWVTTKYFRIASSTRPTITIENLRLSVGKTKELTPLYEPSNAVLSYTVSDASVASVDASGVVTGLKIGTTTVTITATNSEGVSTTTQSTITVSDTPPELTVPGYSEIEMNNAFDPMTGVSAVDAEDGPITANITIDGSVDTSKAGVYVLTYTIVDSDGNSVSAKQVVLVNDGRYTAGDTYIIEASDYTRRIGQVDTTDAAMKEAAGVKVYEKETGQESSVQVNVVDKGGYEASVGTYDVRYEVEGDAKATTSVLATVIAGEAPELTVPGYSEIEMNNAFDPMTGVSAVDAEDGPITANITIDGSVDTSKAGVYVLTYTIVDSDGNSVSAKQVVLVNDGRYVYDNGFIIQASDFRIGVTKANISEKEMKAFAKVTVYDVGNQKWLDNPEIIVDKKNFVAVVGKYPIKFTFNPSITITATVYDDKSDLPITGDSSNSVVISWILVMAGSALLFLQKKES; encoded by the coding sequence ATGAAACATAGAACTTTACAAAGACTGGGCAAAATTACTATGGTTTTTATTATCTTTTTTTGTGCTCAACCAATTATAGGATTTAATACAATGAAAGTAGAAGCGTTAAATGAACAATTTACATTGGATGCTATTCCAACACCAAAAGTAGAAGTTTCATTTACTGAAGTTACAACAGCTAGAGTAGCAAGTCCAGAAGAGTTTATAGCAGCATATCAAAATAGTAGTATTTCAAGAATAGTTCTAAATTCTAATATAAGTTTTACTAGTGCACAAACAACTACTATTAGAAATACTGGTTTTAATAGGACTTTACAAATTGATGGAGCAAATTTTTCTTTAATATTTCAAGGGACAGGTGTAAACGGAGAAATATTTAGAAATACAGGAGGAAGCACTGAAAATAAAACTTTTCATTTAAAAAATATTTCGATTTCTAAACAAGATAGAGATCTTGCAGTAGCACTTATTAGAGGAGGTGCTTCAAATTGGGAATATATATTTGATAATTTAACAATCGATACAGGAACAAAATTTGCTTGGATAATGACGGGGGCAGTAAATACTAATTTATTTCTTCGAAATAGTGTAAATGTTACAAAATTTAATGATGATTTTGCTCAAGGAATTAAGGACGTGATTTTTGAAAATAACTCGAATGTTTTTTTATCAAAGCCCGCAGATGGTGCTGCTGTATTTTATGATGATTCACTTCCTTATGACAGTGTGGCCTACTTTGGCAATAGTTCTATAGTTGATATTGAAGGCTCAAATAGTTACCCTATTTTTTATATTTGGAAAAGTATTTATGTTTATCCCAATGCAGATGTAACACTTAGAAAAGTTAACGATGCTGAAGGTGTAATGGATGCATATGGAATTGCTACTCAAGAGTATCGTGTAGATACGGATGCAACTTTAAAGATAAAAAATGGCACTTCTGCATCTTCGGGACCTGCTTTGTATGATTTTGCCAACATTATTGATTTTAAGACTAATCCAGGAGCAAAAGTGGAATTTGTTGGGAATACACAAAGTAGTACAGCAGGAATTATTACTTTTCTCAACGCCAATTCAACTATGCTGTTGGATTCACCCTCATATTTTAATATAGAAAACAAGTCAAATCCATATAGGGCTTTTCACTCATCAAGTAGTACAAATCCAAGTTTGAAAATATTGAATTCTGATATTGGAGCATGGAACATCAACACTAGTCCTTTTGGGCCACCCACTAGTCCATCACCTTTTAATAATGTAAGTCTATACACTGGATCTTCAGGATTGCTAAGTGGGTCTTCCTCAATTTTAAATACAATGCCAAGTGGTTGGGTTACAACTAAATACTTTAGAATTGCTTCCTCTACTCGGCCAACAATAACAATTGAAAATCTTAGGTTATCAGTGGGAAAAACAAAAGAATTGACTCCTTTATATGAACCTAGTAATGCCGTGTTAAGTTATACAGTTAGTGATGCATCAGTAGCAAGCGTTGATGCTTCAGGTGTTGTCACTGGTCTTAAGATTGGAACAACAACAGTTACAATAACTGCAACAAACTCTGAAGGTGTTAGTACAACTACACAATCAACTATTACAGTCTCTGATACACCGCCAGAACTTACAGTACCAGGATATAGTGAAATAGAAATGAATAACGCATTTGATCCAATGACAGGAGTCAGTGCAGTAGATGCAGAAGATGGACCTATTACAGCGAATATCACAATAGATGGAAGTGTTGATACAAGTAAAGCTGGTGTGTATGTACTAACGTATACTATTGTGGATAGTGATGGTAATAGTGTGAGTGCGAAACAAGTTGTATTGGTTAATGATGGACGCTATACAGCAGGAGACACGTATATTATTGAAGCGAGCGATTATACAAGACGTATTGGTCAAGTAGATACGACAGATGCTGCCATGAAAGAAGCTGCAGGAGTTAAAGTATATGAAAAAGAAACTGGACAAGAAAGCAGTGTTCAAGTAAATGTAGTAGATAAAGGCGGCTATGAAGCAAGTGTTGGAACATACGATGTCCGCTATGAAGTAGAAGGTGATGCAAAAGCAACAACAAGCGTACTAGCAACTGTTATTGCTGGAGAAGCACCAGAACTTACAGTACCAGGATATAGTGAAATAGAAATGAATAATGCATTTGATCCAATGACAGGAGTCAGTGCAGTAGATGCAGAAGATGGACCTATTACAGCGAATATCACAATAGATGGAAGTGTTGATACAAGTAAAGCTGGTGTGTATGTACTAACGTATACTATTGTAGATAGTGATGGTAATAGTGTGAGTGCGAAACAAGTTGTATTGGTTAATGATGGACGCTATGTATACGATAATGGATTTATTATTCAAGCATCTGATTTCAGAATAGGAGTTACTAAAGCAAATATTTCAGAAAAAGAGATGAAAGCATTTGCGAAAGTAACGGTTTATGATGTAGGTAATCAAAAATGGTTAGATAACCCAGAAATTATCGTTGATAAAAAGAACTTTGTTGCTGTGGTTGGAAAGTACCCAATTAAATTTACTTTTAATCCAAGTATCACGATTACAGCAACTGTGTATGATGATAAAAGTGATTTACCTATAACAGGAGATAGTAGTAATTCAGTTGTTATCAGTTGGATATTAGTGATGGCAGGTAGCGCATTATTATTTTTACAAAAAAAAGAAAGCTAA